A genomic segment from Peribacillus sp. ACCC06369 encodes:
- the gdhA gene encoding NADP-specific glutamate dehydrogenase, whose amino-acid sequence MTTSQEVEHEDLQVAREFVSQVYAQVKERNPHESEFHQAVKEIFLSLVPVFAKHPNYMKSGILERLVEPERMITFRVSWVDDLGNVQVNRGFRVQFNSAIGPFKGGLRFHPTVNSSIIKFLGFEQIFKNSLTGQPIGGGKGGSDFDPKGKSDAEIMRFCQSFMSELSRYIGPDTDVPAGDIGVGAREIGYLFGQYKKIQGSYHAGVLTGKGISYGGSLARTEATGYGTVYFVEEMLNDKGLQFRGSTVVISGSGNVSIHAIEKATQLGAKVVACSDSNGYIYDENGLNLDTVRRLKEVERKRLSEYVDAHPEAVYHEGSYGIWSVPCDIALPCATQNEIDEEAAKLLIKNNVKAVGEGANMPSTLEAIEVFINNGILFGPAKAANAGGVAVSALEMAQNSARMPWTFEDVDAKLHQIMKNIYKNSVEAAEAYGEPGNLVIGANIAGFLKVADAMLTQGIL is encoded by the coding sequence ATGACCACTTCACAAGAAGTCGAGCATGAGGATTTACAAGTTGCTAGAGAGTTCGTAAGTCAAGTATACGCACAGGTAAAGGAGCGTAATCCTCACGAAAGTGAGTTCCATCAAGCCGTAAAGGAGATATTCCTTTCATTGGTCCCCGTTTTTGCAAAACATCCAAATTATATGAAAAGCGGGATATTGGAAAGGCTGGTTGAGCCCGAAAGAATGATCACCTTCCGAGTCTCTTGGGTTGATGACCTGGGAAATGTTCAAGTCAACCGTGGTTTTCGTGTACAATTCAATAGTGCAATCGGGCCATTCAAAGGCGGTCTTCGATTCCATCCCACTGTCAATTCCAGCATCATAAAGTTTCTTGGTTTCGAGCAAATCTTTAAAAATTCTCTTACAGGCCAGCCGATTGGTGGGGGAAAAGGCGGTTCAGACTTCGATCCAAAAGGAAAATCGGACGCGGAAATCATGCGTTTTTGCCAAAGCTTCATGTCGGAACTATCTCGCTATATCGGCCCTGATACAGACGTACCAGCTGGTGATATCGGAGTCGGTGCAAGGGAGATCGGTTACCTGTTCGGTCAATATAAAAAGATTCAAGGTAGCTACCATGCCGGTGTTTTAACTGGTAAAGGAATAAGTTATGGCGGAAGCTTGGCCCGTACAGAAGCAACTGGATATGGAACGGTTTACTTCGTCGAGGAGATGCTTAATGACAAAGGGTTACAATTCCGTGGCAGCACTGTCGTTATTTCCGGATCTGGCAATGTATCGATTCATGCCATTGAGAAAGCTACACAATTGGGAGCTAAAGTTGTTGCTTGCAGCGACTCCAATGGCTACATATATGATGAAAACGGTCTGAACCTGGATACAGTTCGACGTTTAAAAGAAGTGGAACGAAAACGATTGAGCGAATATGTCGATGCACACCCCGAAGCTGTATACCATGAAGGAAGCTATGGCATTTGGTCTGTACCATGCGACATCGCACTTCCTTGTGCCACACAAAATGAAATCGATGAAGAAGCAGCAAAATTACTGATCAAAAATAATGTGAAGGCAGTCGGTGAGGGTGCTAATATGCCTTCAACCCTTGAGGCCATTGAAGTATTCATTAATAATGGCATCCTTTTTGGACCAGCAAAAGCGGCCAATGCAGGCGGCGTAGCCGTGTCTGCACTCGAAATGGCCCAAAACAGCGCAAGAATGCCTTGGACTTTTGAAGATGTCGATGCCAAGCTGCATCAAATCATGAAAAACATCTATAAAAACAGTGTAGAAGCTGCAGAAGCATATGGTGAGCCTGGTAACTTAGTTATAGGGGCCAATATTGCCGGATTCCTTAAAGTGGCGGATGCAATGCTGACTCAAGGTATACTCTAG
- the rbsB gene encoding ribose ABC transporter substrate-binding protein RbsB, with translation MKKIVSIIMVLSLMVLAACSMDSGLKDDKKEKKDSMKDVKVGVSISTLNNPFFVSLKDGIEKEAKEKGMKVTVVDAQDDTAKQISGIEDLILQEVDVLLVNPTDSAAITSAVQDANDAGIPVITIDRSSDEGDIETFIASDNVAGGEMAAEYLVKELGEKAKVVELEGVSGASATRERGKGFHNIADKQLDVLTSQTAEFDRTKGLNVMENILQGNNDIQAVFAHNDEMALGAIEAIKAAGKDIIVVGFDGNDDALKAVETGELKATIAQQPALIGEEAVNAAEKILKGDKVDGTISVPLKLVTKE, from the coding sequence ATGAAAAAAATAGTATCGATCATCATGGTTCTTTCTTTAATGGTCTTAGCTGCCTGTTCAATGGATTCTGGTCTAAAAGATGATAAAAAAGAAAAGAAAGACTCCATGAAAGACGTGAAAGTCGGAGTCAGCATCTCAACTTTAAACAATCCATTCTTCGTTTCCTTAAAAGATGGTATTGAAAAAGAAGCAAAAGAAAAAGGCATGAAAGTTACAGTTGTTGACGCCCAGGATGATACAGCAAAACAGATTAGCGGAATTGAAGATTTAATTCTTCAAGAGGTTGATGTCCTTCTTGTGAATCCAACTGACTCTGCGGCAATAACTTCAGCCGTTCAAGATGCAAATGATGCGGGCATTCCCGTTATCACGATTGACCGCTCTTCAGACGAAGGTGACATTGAAACGTTCATCGCTTCCGATAATGTGGCTGGCGGTGAAATGGCTGCAGAATATCTAGTTAAAGAGCTTGGCGAAAAAGCGAAAGTAGTGGAACTTGAAGGGGTATCCGGAGCATCTGCAACTCGTGAACGTGGGAAAGGTTTCCACAATATTGCGGACAAGCAGTTAGATGTCCTGACAAGCCAAACGGCGGAATTCGACCGGACAAAAGGGCTTAACGTCATGGAAAATATCCTCCAAGGCAATAATGACATCCAAGCGGTATTCGCCCATAATGATGAAATGGCACTTGGGGCCATTGAAGCAATCAAGGCAGCAGGAAAAGACATCATCGTGGTTGGTTTTGACGGAAATGATGATGCATTGAAAGCAGTTGAAACCGGTGAACTAAAAGCTACAATCGCCCAACAACCGGCACTTATCGGTGAAGAAGCGGTTAATGCGGCTGAGAAAATCTTAAAAGGCGATAAAGTGGATGGCACAATATCCGTTCCATTGAAATTGGTCACCAAAGAATAA
- the rbsC gene encoding ribose ABC transporter permease (functions to transport ribose at high affinity; forms a complex with RbsA2C2B), whose product MKLEATGKSGIWQKFGPLLALVLLFIVITVLNPSFMEPNNILNLLRQTSINALIAFGMTFIILTGGIDLSVGSILALSSALMAGMMVSGMDPILAILVGILLGAIMGIINGILVSKGKMAPFIVTLATMTIFRGLTLVYTDGKPITGIGDSEMFQMLGRGYFLGLPVPAVVMVIAFLILWFLLHKTSFGRKTYAIGGNERASRISGIKVDRVKVAIYGLAGTMAAIAGAILTSRLNSAQPTAGQSYEMDAIAAVVLGGTSLSGGKGRLFGTLVGVLIIGTLNNGMNLLGVSSFYQQVVKGAVILIAVLLDRKKS is encoded by the coding sequence ATGAAACTTGAGGCTACAGGGAAAAGCGGGATTTGGCAGAAATTTGGTCCGTTACTTGCCCTGGTACTATTATTTATCGTAATAACCGTTTTAAATCCATCATTCATGGAACCGAATAATATTTTGAATTTATTGCGTCAAACCTCCATCAATGCACTTATTGCATTTGGAATGACCTTTATCATATTGACAGGTGGCATCGACTTGTCCGTCGGTTCCATTTTAGCTCTATCCAGCGCACTTATGGCTGGCATGATGGTCTCGGGAATGGATCCTATTTTAGCAATATTAGTAGGCATTCTGCTAGGTGCAATAATGGGTATAATCAATGGGATTCTCGTTTCAAAAGGAAAAATGGCCCCTTTCATCGTGACATTGGCCACCATGACGATATTCCGGGGATTAACGCTTGTGTATACGGATGGAAAGCCGATTACTGGAATTGGCGATTCTGAAATGTTCCAGATGCTTGGGAGAGGATACTTCCTGGGACTGCCAGTACCGGCTGTTGTGATGGTCATCGCTTTCTTAATCCTATGGTTCCTGCTTCATAAAACATCCTTTGGCCGTAAAACATATGCAATTGGCGGAAATGAAAGGGCTTCCCGCATTTCGGGAATTAAAGTTGACCGAGTCAAGGTGGCCATATATGGTCTGGCCGGTACGATGGCAGCAATTGCCGGTGCCATTTTAACATCCCGTCTGAATTCGGCACAGCCGACGGCAGGCCAATCCTATGAAATGGATGCCATCGCAGCCGTGGTCCTGGGTGGAACGAGCCTTTCAGGCGGTAAAGGGCGGTTGTTCGGTACGCTGGTGGGTGTCCTGATCATCGGTACCTTGAATAACGGCATGAATTTACTTGGTGTATCCTCTTTTTACCAGCAAGTGGTAAAAGGTGCAGTTATATTAATCGCGGTCTTACTTGACCGTAAAAAATCATAA
- a CDS encoding sugar ABC transporter ATP-binding protein yields MQIEMHNIYKAFGQNKVLEGVHFSLEAGEVHALMGENGAGKSTLMNILTGLHKQDQGTIEINGKETSFKDSKEAEEAGMAFIRQELNIWPEMTVLENLFIGREMVNTFGVLKTKQMKARANEIFKTLNISLPFDKEAGLCSVGEQQMIEIAKALMTDAEVIIMDEPTAALTDREIEKLFEVMKGLTKKGVSLVYISHRMEEIFAICDRITVMRDGKTVDTKKIADTNFDEVVQKMVGRELEDRFPHREANPGDVVLDVKGLTKKGLFEDIHFAVRQGEIVGVAGLMGAGRTEIMRALFGVDQIDSGEITIEGKKVSIRKPTDAVRHGLAFITENRKEEGLILDFSVRENIGLPNLKSFAPNGLVKTEDEKNFAEMMIKRLHVKTSSAETIIGNLSGGNQQKVVIAKWIGTSPKVLIMDEPTRGIDVGAKREIYELMNELTERGIAIIMVSSELPEIIGMSDRILVVHEGEIAGELLKQEATQEKIMALATGGN; encoded by the coding sequence ATGCAAATCGAAATGCACAATATTTATAAAGCATTTGGACAAAACAAGGTATTGGAAGGTGTTCATTTTTCTTTAGAGGCAGGAGAAGTACATGCACTAATGGGGGAGAATGGAGCGGGGAAGTCAACCTTGATGAACATTTTGACCGGGCTGCATAAACAAGACCAAGGAACGATCGAGATTAACGGTAAAGAAACCTCATTCAAGGATTCAAAGGAAGCGGAAGAGGCGGGAATGGCCTTTATCCGTCAGGAATTGAATATTTGGCCAGAGATGACCGTGCTGGAGAATCTATTTATCGGCAGGGAAATGGTAAATACCTTCGGTGTCCTAAAGACGAAACAAATGAAAGCGCGTGCAAACGAGATTTTTAAAACACTTAATATTTCCCTTCCTTTTGATAAGGAAGCCGGCCTTTGTTCTGTCGGGGAACAGCAAATGATTGAAATTGCCAAGGCGCTTATGACGGATGCCGAAGTCATCATCATGGACGAGCCCACAGCAGCTCTGACCGATAGAGAAATAGAGAAGCTCTTTGAAGTGATGAAAGGACTTACTAAAAAGGGTGTATCACTAGTTTATATCTCTCACCGAATGGAAGAAATTTTTGCCATTTGTGATAGGATCACCGTAATGCGTGACGGAAAAACAGTCGATACGAAAAAAATTGCAGATACAAATTTCGATGAAGTCGTTCAAAAAATGGTCGGGCGGGAGTTGGAGGATCGTTTTCCTCATCGTGAAGCAAACCCTGGCGACGTAGTCCTCGATGTAAAAGGATTAACTAAAAAAGGGCTTTTTGAAGATATCCATTTCGCAGTACGGCAAGGCGAGATTGTGGGTGTAGCCGGATTGATGGGAGCTGGCAGAACAGAAATAATGCGCGCCCTTTTTGGTGTCGACCAAATAGACAGCGGTGAAATTACCATTGAAGGCAAGAAAGTTTCCATACGAAAACCAACGGATGCAGTTCGACACGGCCTGGCCTTCATTACGGAAAATCGTAAAGAAGAGGGGCTGATACTGGACTTTTCAGTAAGGGAAAATATCGGCTTGCCGAATCTGAAAAGCTTTGCTCCTAATGGACTCGTAAAAACGGAGGATGAGAAAAACTTTGCCGAAATGATGATTAAGCGACTTCACGTAAAGACATCTTCGGCTGAAACGATCATCGGCAATCTTTCCGGAGGGAATCAACAAAAGGTGGTAATTGCCAAATGGATCGGCACTTCCCCTAAAGTTTTAATTATGGATGAGCCAACCCGAGGCATAGATGTTGGTGCAAAACGTGAAATTTACGAATTGATGAATGAATTGACGGAGCGAGGCATCGCCATCATCATGGTTTCGTCAGAACTTCCGGAAATCATTGGAATGAGTGATAGAATCCTTGTGGTTCACGAAGGTGAGATTGCTGGGGAATTGTTAAAGCAGGAAGCGACGCAAGAAAAAATTATGGCATTGGCGACAGGAGGGAACTAG
- the rbsD gene encoding D-ribose pyranase, giving the protein MKRQGIINSSIAKVLVDLGHTDYIVVGDAGLPVPSGVWKIDLALTPGTPSFQDVVRAVHEDMVVEKVIAATEVKDKNPEQHQYLEQQFGEGIEYVSHEDFKRLTSNAKAIIRTGETTPYSNCILQSGVFF; this is encoded by the coding sequence ATGAAACGTCAAGGAATCATCAATAGTTCAATAGCCAAGGTCCTGGTTGACCTTGGTCATACGGATTATATTGTCGTGGGTGATGCGGGGCTGCCGGTACCATCGGGAGTCTGGAAGATAGATTTAGCTTTGACTCCTGGAACACCATCTTTTCAAGATGTCGTTCGAGCCGTTCACGAAGATATGGTTGTTGAAAAAGTTATCGCTGCCACTGAAGTGAAGGATAAAAACCCAGAACAGCATCAATATTTGGAGCAGCAATTCGGGGAAGGGATTGAATATGTTTCCCATGAGGATTTTAAAAGGCTGACAAGTAACGCGAAAGCAATAATCCGGACTGGGGAGACGACGCCGTATTCAAATTGCATATTGCAGTCTGGAGTATTCTTTTAA
- the rbsK gene encoding ribokinase — MIRITVVGSSSMDLVVTSAKRPIAGETVLGESFITVPGGKGANQAVAAARLGAEVSMVGCVGDDVYGEIILENLKKNHINTEYVEPVTGTASGTAHITLSEGDNSIIVVKGANDFITPEYVQKAKKVIEESDIVMVQQEIPEETVEFLAELCNTLQKKLLLNPAPARKLSEAVIQQASFLTPNEHEFEILFNGRDRTKVLTEYPNKLFITEGKNGVRYFDGHEEKVVPSFVVEAVDTTGAGDTFNAAFAVAVAEGKSFDECLLFANRAASISVTKLGAQGGMPQRKEVERGLEA, encoded by the coding sequence ATGATTAGAATTACAGTAGTGGGAAGTTCCTCAATGGACTTAGTGGTGACATCAGCTAAGCGGCCAATAGCAGGGGAAACGGTTTTAGGAGAGTCGTTCATCACGGTTCCTGGAGGAAAAGGAGCCAATCAGGCTGTGGCTGCTGCCCGACTTGGTGCTGAAGTATCCATGGTTGGATGTGTAGGTGATGATGTCTATGGTGAGATCATTTTAGAAAACCTGAAAAAAAATCATATAAACACGGAGTATGTGGAACCGGTTACAGGTACAGCCTCCGGTACAGCACACATTACCCTTTCAGAAGGTGATAACAGTATTATTGTCGTAAAAGGTGCAAATGATTTCATTACTCCTGAATATGTACAAAAGGCGAAAAAGGTCATTGAGGAGTCGGATATCGTGATGGTTCAGCAGGAAATTCCTGAGGAAACAGTGGAATTTCTGGCTGAATTGTGCAACACGCTTCAAAAGAAATTACTTTTGAACCCAGCTCCAGCCCGCAAGCTAAGCGAGGCTGTCATTCAACAGGCATCATTCCTTACGCCGAATGAACATGAGTTCGAAATACTTTTTAATGGCCGGGATCGAACGAAAGTCTTGACTGAGTATCCAAATAAATTATTCATTACCGAAGGGAAAAATGGCGTCCGTTATTTTGACGGGCATGAAGAAAAGGTCGTTCCAAGCTTTGTAGTGGAAGCAGTGGATACAACAGGGGCAGGCGATACATTCAATGCTGCCTTTGCGGTGGCCGTTGCAGAAGGAAAAAGTTTTGACGAATGCTTGTTATTCGCGAACCGGGCAGCCTCCATTTCCGTGACGAAGTTAGGCGCTCAAGGCGGCATGCCGCAAAGGAAAGAAGTCGAAAGGGGCCTTGAAGCATGA